A portion of the Calothrix sp. 336/3 genome contains these proteins:
- the pheA gene encoding prephenate dehydratase, with product MTLSIAHLGPPGTYSEQAAILYAELLASNSKQKTLLCPYPSIAQSLRAVAENQVNLAVVPVENSIEGGVTMTLDAMWQLDSLHIQLALIMPIVHTLVSCASSIQEIKTVYSHPQGLAQCQKWLEQFLPNVQLIPINSTTEALIGLREDITAASISPQRGAQLYDLPILAYGINDYPENCTRFWVVSQGNLAIAEGSSYRNIAQPIIDNSSRYTSLAFTVPANVPGALVKPLQVFAHLNINLSRIESRPTKRSLGEYLFFVDLEADENRLPMQSALRELQGYTEVLKIFGCYQVLEINPPAMVK from the coding sequence ATGACTCTATCTATTGCACATTTGGGACCTCCTGGAACCTATTCAGAGCAAGCAGCAATTCTCTATGCTGAGTTGCTAGCATCTAACAGCAAGCAAAAAACCCTATTATGTCCCTATCCCAGTATTGCTCAGTCGCTACGTGCAGTTGCAGAAAATCAAGTCAACTTAGCTGTTGTACCAGTGGAAAATTCTATTGAGGGTGGTGTGACAATGACTCTAGATGCTATGTGGCAACTAGATAGTTTACACATTCAGTTGGCATTGATTATGCCAATAGTCCATACACTTGTGTCTTGTGCTAGTAGTATACAAGAGATTAAAACTGTATATTCCCATCCCCAAGGTTTGGCACAATGTCAAAAATGGCTAGAACAATTTTTACCTAATGTCCAATTAATCCCCATAAACTCAACGACAGAAGCCTTGATAGGATTGAGAGAAGATATTACTGCTGCCAGCATCTCTCCCCAACGTGGGGCACAGTTATACGATTTACCAATATTAGCTTATGGTATCAATGATTACCCAGAAAATTGCACTCGTTTTTGGGTTGTTAGTCAAGGTAATTTAGCGATCGCCGAGGGGAGTTCTTACCGAAACATTGCCCAACCTATAATTGATAACTCTAGCCGTTATACGTCTTTGGCTTTTACTGTACCAGCAAATGTACCAGGAGCTTTAGTAAAACCATTGCAAGTATTTGCCCATCTGAATATTAATCTCAGTCGTATTGAATCTCGTCCCACTAAGCGATCACTAGGTGAGTATCTGTTTTTTGTTGACTTAGAAGCAGATGAGAATAGGTTACCCATGCAGTCAGCTTTACGCGAATTACAGGGTTACACAGAGGTTTTAAAAATTTTTGGTTGTTATCAAGTTTTAGAAATTAACCCGCCAGCAATGGTTAAGTAA
- the rpsJ gene encoding 30S ribosomal protein S10 encodes MATLQQQKIRIRLQAFDRRLLDTSCEKIVDTANRTNATAIGPIPLPTKRRIYCVLRSPHVDKDSREHFETRTHRRIIDIYQPSSKTIDALMKLDLPSGVDIEVKL; translated from the coding sequence ATGGCTACTCTACAACAACAAAAAATCAGAATTCGTTTGCAAGCTTTTGACCGTCGTTTACTTGATACCTCCTGTGAGAAGATTGTAGACACTGCAAATCGGACTAATGCCACTGCTATCGGTCCAATTCCTTTACCGACAAAACGTCGGATTTATTGCGTATTGCGATCGCCCCACGTAGATAAAGACTCCCGTGAGCATTTTGAAACCCGCACCCACCGTCGGATTATCGATATCTACCAGCCTTCCTCGAAAACCATTGATGCGTTGATGAAGTTAGACTTGCCATCGGGTGTAGATATTGAGGTGAAGTTGTAA
- a CDS encoding LON peptidase substrate-binding domain-containing protein produces the protein MASSSKIAVRELPLFPLPEVVLFPTRPLPLHVFEFRYRIMMNTILEGDRRFGVLMFDPVQGTIANIGCCAEIVHHQKLPDDRIKMFTLGQQRFRVLEYVREKPYRVGLVEWIEDEIPTKDLYPLATEVEQLLRDVVHLSAKLTEQKIELPEDLPDLPTELSYWVASNLYGVPHEQQALLELQDTALRLERESEILTSTRNHLAARTVLKDTFNQKL, from the coding sequence ATGGCATCCTCCTCTAAAATTGCTGTTCGTGAACTACCTCTGTTCCCGTTACCGGAAGTAGTTCTATTTCCCACTAGACCACTTCCTCTCCATGTTTTTGAGTTTCGTTACCGAATTATGATGAACACAATTCTGGAGGGCGATCGCAGGTTTGGTGTACTCATGTTCGATCCGGTTCAAGGAACAATTGCCAACATCGGCTGTTGTGCAGAAATCGTCCACCATCAAAAGTTACCAGACGACAGAATCAAAATGTTCACCCTGGGACAACAAAGATTTCGTGTTCTCGAATATGTTCGAGAAAAACCTTACCGTGTCGGTTTAGTAGAGTGGATTGAAGACGAAATACCCACAAAAGATTTATACCCTTTAGCCACGGAAGTAGAGCAGCTATTACGAGATGTTGTCCATCTATCGGCTAAGCTGACAGAGCAGAAAATTGAATTGCCTGAAGACTTGCCAGACTTGCCCACAGAGTTATCCTACTGGGTAGCAAGTAATCTATATGGTGTTCCTCACGAACAACAAGCATTATTAGAACTGCAAGATACAGCCCTGCGTCTAGAGCGAGAGTCGGAAATTCTGACCTCTACCCGTAATCATCTGGCTGCTCGTACTGTCCTCAAAGATACTTTTAATCAAAAGTTGTAA